The following are from one region of the Paenibacillus bovis genome:
- a CDS encoding helix-turn-helix transcriptional regulator, whose amino-acid sequence MNSFEPIRDKLKENRIHGSRMYPVSVYFMDDLQEETILECHWHEEPEFILVTGGRAMFQIGTQAYEVQAGEAVFVNSGEIHTAYQIGEESCSFAATVFGMSLLNSPSYDTVQASYLDPLLGRKIQPPVHLTHDQEWQTELLTLLQQIIRMNETRTTAFELKTKAYLYLMISLMMEHMDHQPVPFTAASDKMERLKLVLGHIHQQYQQPLRLRDLAELINMSEGHFCRFFKSLTQKSPVDYINRYRTQQACRLLETTDRKIVDISLEVGFDSLSYFISVFKQHRGCTPSRYRKQVTAATPALITELMDVNS is encoded by the coding sequence TTGAACAGCTTTGAACCGATCCGGGATAAGTTAAAAGAAAACCGGATTCATGGCAGCCGCATGTATCCGGTAAGTGTGTATTTTATGGATGATCTGCAAGAAGAGACGATTCTGGAATGTCACTGGCATGAGGAGCCAGAGTTTATACTCGTCACTGGCGGCAGAGCCATGTTCCAGATTGGCACACAGGCTTATGAAGTCCAAGCAGGCGAGGCTGTATTCGTCAACAGCGGCGAGATTCATACCGCTTATCAGATTGGTGAGGAATCCTGCAGCTTCGCGGCAACAGTATTTGGCATGTCGCTGCTTAACAGCCCATCCTATGATACGGTACAGGCCAGCTATTTGGACCCGCTGCTCGGCCGGAAAATCCAGCCGCCTGTTCATCTAACCCACGATCAGGAATGGCAGACAGAGCTTCTGACACTGCTGCAGCAGATTATTCGTATGAATGAAACACGGACTACTGCTTTTGAATTAAAAACCAAAGCGTATCTGTATCTGATGATCTCGCTAATGATGGAGCATATGGATCATCAGCCGGTTCCTTTTACAGCAGCCAGCGACAAAATGGAGCGCCTCAAGCTGGTATTAGGACATATTCACCAGCAATATCAGCAGCCGCTGCGGCTTCGCGATCTGGCAGAGCTGATTAATATGAGCGAAGGGCATTTCTGCCGCTTTTTCAAAAGTCTGACCCAGAAAAGTCCGGTCGACTATATTAATCGCTATCGTACCCAGCAGGCATGCCGATTGCTAGAGACTACCGATCGCAAGATTGTAGATATCTCGCTTGAAGTAGGTTTCGACAGCCTTAGCTATTTCATATCGGTATTCAAACAACATCGCGGATGCACCCCTTCCCGCTATCGCAAGCAGGTGACTGCAGCTACTCCTGCACTGATTACAGAGCTGATGGATGTGAACAGCTAA
- the yicI gene encoding alpha-xylosidase, with amino-acid sequence MKFTDGYWQIRKGYHMQHPVDIRDIVRKDNEVTLYAATKRIERKGDTLNGALIKATLSSPIPNVIKVTFNHHKGGLNLAPQFELAQQDHNLVIQDDEQALTLKSGELKATVTKNTGWNISFDYNERHLTGSVHKGPGYINGPEDSIFFREQLELGVGEYIYGLGERFTPFVKNGQTVDIWNEDGGTSSEQAYKNIPFYLSSKGYGVFVNHPEKVSYEIASENVSKVQFSVEGETLEYFIIGGSNPKEVLDNYTTLTGKPALPPAWTFGLWLTTSFTTDYDEATVNHFVDGMAERDLPLSVFHFDCFWMREYQWCDFKWDERMFPDPEGMLKRLKDKGLKICAWINPYIAEKSYLFDEGMENGYLVKRKDGSVWQWDLWQAGMGLVDFTNPAAVDWYKSKLKVLVDQGVDSFKTDFGERIPTDVVYYDGSDPVKMHNYYTFLYNKVVFELLEESLGKNEAALFARSATVGGQQFPVHWGGDCSSTFESMAESLRGGLSLGVSGFGFWSHDISGFEMTAAPAVYKRWVQFGMLSSHSRLHGNESYRVPWLFDEESVDVLRKFTKLKCRLMPYLFDAAVTASEQGTPMMRPMVLDYYQDPATHMLDRQYMFGDSLLVAPIFNAEGAASYYVPEGQWTNLLTGAVVQGGRWYNETYDYMNMPVLVKPGSIIAMGLEDSKPDYDYTDGVELHVYGLEEGQSSAIRLVRINGEHAADVTAVRQNGTIEVSASGTLTNWSVVLHGIENAASVQGASQAAGEQGPVFKAESDKITITL; translated from the coding sequence ATGAAATTCACAGATGGTTACTGGCAAATCCGTAAAGGCTACCATATGCAGCATCCTGTCGATATCCGTGATATTGTACGCAAGGATAACGAAGTTACTCTGTATGCAGCAACCAAACGCATCGAACGCAAGGGGGATACCCTGAATGGCGCACTGATCAAAGCTACGCTGAGCTCGCCTATCCCCAATGTAATCAAAGTAACGTTCAATCACCATAAAGGCGGTCTGAATCTGGCACCACAGTTCGAACTGGCCCAGCAGGATCATAATCTGGTCATTCAGGACGACGAGCAGGCACTGACTTTGAAGAGCGGAGAACTGAAAGCTACCGTTACCAAAAATACAGGCTGGAATATCAGCTTTGATTATAATGAGCGTCATCTGACCGGCAGTGTACATAAAGGACCGGGTTATATCAATGGACCGGAAGACAGTATCTTTTTCCGTGAGCAGTTGGAGCTGGGTGTAGGCGAGTATATTTACGGACTTGGTGAGCGCTTTACTCCCTTTGTGAAAAATGGACAGACCGTGGATATCTGGAACGAGGATGGCGGTACGAGCAGTGAGCAAGCGTACAAAAATATTCCGTTCTATCTGTCGAGTAAAGGTTACGGTGTATTCGTAAATCATCCGGAAAAAGTATCCTACGAGATCGCTTCCGAGAATGTATCCAAAGTACAGTTCAGTGTAGAAGGCGAGACGCTGGAGTATTTTATTATCGGCGGCAGCAATCCTAAGGAAGTACTGGATAACTATACGACGCTGACCGGCAAACCGGCACTGCCTCCGGCATGGACATTCGGTCTGTGGCTGACGACTTCCTTTACGACCGATTATGATGAAGCGACTGTGAATCATTTTGTAGATGGTATGGCCGAGCGGGATCTTCCATTATCTGTTTTTCATTTTGACTGCTTCTGGATGCGTGAGTACCAGTGGTGTGATTTCAAATGGGATGAGCGCATGTTCCCCGATCCGGAAGGCATGCTAAAACGCCTCAAAGACAAAGGTCTCAAAATCTGCGCCTGGATCAATCCGTATATTGCCGAGAAATCCTATCTGTTCGATGAAGGTATGGAGAATGGCTATCTGGTCAAACGCAAAGATGGCAGCGTATGGCAGTGGGATCTGTGGCAGGCAGGCATGGGGCTGGTGGACTTTACCAACCCGGCAGCAGTGGACTGGTACAAAAGCAAGCTGAAAGTGCTGGTTGATCAAGGCGTGGATTCTTTTAAAACCGACTTTGGCGAGCGGATTCCGACCGATGTTGTCTATTACGATGGGTCTGATCCGGTGAAAATGCATAACTACTATACATTCTTGTATAACAAGGTGGTATTCGAACTGCTCGAAGAAAGCCTGGGTAAAAATGAAGCTGCACTGTTCGCTCGCTCGGCAACAGTAGGCGGACAACAATTCCCTGTTCACTGGGGTGGAGACTGTTCGTCCACATTCGAATCGATGGCAGAATCGCTGCGTGGTGGTCTGTCCCTCGGCGTGTCGGGATTTGGATTCTGGAGTCATGATATCTCCGGATTCGAAATGACCGCAGCACCTGCTGTCTACAAACGCTGGGTACAATTCGGTATGCTGTCTTCCCACAGTCGTCTGCATGGTAATGAATCCTATCGTGTGCCATGGCTGTTCGATGAGGAATCGGTCGATGTGCTGCGCAAATTTACCAAGCTAAAATGCCGTCTGATGCCGTATCTGTTCGATGCAGCGGTTACTGCTTCGGAACAGGGGACACCAATGATGCGTCCGATGGTACTGGATTATTATCAGGACCCTGCGACTCACATGCTAGATCGTCAGTACATGTTCGGTGATTCCCTGCTGGTCGCTCCGATCTTCAACGCTGAAGGTGCTGCATCCTACTATGTACCGGAAGGGCAATGGACCAATCTGCTGACTGGCGCTGTTGTGCAGGGCGGACGCTGGTACAATGAGACCTACGATTATATGAATATGCCGGTACTGGTGAAGCCGGGCAGCATTATTGCTATGGGCCTGGAAGACAGCAAGCCGGACTATGATTATACCGATGGTGTGGAACTGCATGTCTATGGACTGGAAGAAGGACAGAGCTCTGCGATTCGTCTGGTACGGATCAATGGAGAGCATGCTGCCGACGTTACAGCAGTTCGCCAGAATGGCACTATCGAAGTATCGGCTTCAGGTACATTGACCAACTGGTCTGTCGTACTGCACGGCATCGAGAATGCTGCTTCTGTACAGGGTGCATCCCAAGCTGCAGGCGAACAAGGCCCAGTCTTCAAAGCAGAAAGCGACAAAATCACGATCACACTGTAA
- a CDS encoding GyrI-like domain-containing protein, with the protein MRLQKIQSTRTNNFKDEQMLEKIQGVWQESQPHLTQQGAVYGVYHEYESDYKGDYSLTIAIETAHEDTNNLEISASAVYQVFPVDAADEQGVIKAWKKIWQLEEEGSLQRAYTLDYEKYDTDGTKAIHIALK; encoded by the coding sequence ATGAGACTGCAAAAAATCCAAAGTACACGTACAAATAACTTCAAAGACGAACAAATGCTGGAGAAAATTCAGGGAGTATGGCAGGAGTCACAGCCGCATCTGACACAGCAGGGAGCGGTATATGGTGTCTACCATGAATATGAGAGCGATTATAAAGGGGATTACTCTTTGACGATCGCCATAGAGACTGCTCATGAAGATACTAATAATCTGGAAATATCCGCCTCAGCAGTGTATCAGGTATTTCCGGTAGATGCAGCGGATGAACAGGGCGTGATCAAAGCGTGGAAAAAGATCTGGCAGCTGGAGGAAGAAGGCAGTCTGCAGCGCGCGTATACGCTGGATTATGAGAAATACGATACCGATGGTACCAAAGCTATTCATATTGCCTTAAAATAA